Proteins encoded within one genomic window of Prochlorococcus marinus str. MIT 9515:
- the cgtA gene encoding Obg family GTPase CgtA yields MQFIDQANIILKAGKGGNGIVSFRREKFVPAGGPSGGNGGKGGSIILVADNNLQTLLDFKFNREIFAKDGFKGGPNKRSGASGENTILKVPCGTEVRDVHTGIILGDLTIDKQSLTIAHGGRGGHGNAYYLSNQNRAPESFTEGQEGEIWEVQLELKLLAEVGIIGLPNAGKSTLISVLSSARPKIANYPFTTLIPNLGVVRKADGNGCLFADIPGLISGAAEGVGLGHDFLRHIQRTKILIHVIDSIAENPIHDFEIIEKELKQYGNGLLEKERIIVLNKKELIDENYLKIIIKKLENLSKKKVLVISSALREGLPSLLSEVWNRI; encoded by the coding sequence GTGCAATTTATTGATCAAGCAAATATTATTCTCAAAGCTGGTAAAGGAGGCAATGGAATAGTTTCCTTTAGAAGAGAAAAATTTGTGCCTGCTGGAGGACCTTCAGGCGGTAATGGAGGAAAGGGTGGCTCAATTATCCTTGTAGCTGACAATAATCTGCAAACACTTTTGGATTTTAAATTTAATAGAGAAATATTTGCTAAAGATGGTTTCAAAGGAGGTCCAAACAAAAGATCTGGAGCATCAGGGGAGAATACAATCCTAAAAGTTCCTTGTGGAACTGAAGTTAGAGATGTTCATACTGGGATTATATTGGGAGATTTAACTATTGATAAGCAAAGTTTAACTATTGCTCATGGAGGTAGAGGAGGCCATGGCAATGCTTATTACTTAAGTAACCAAAACAGAGCTCCGGAATCTTTCACTGAGGGACAAGAAGGAGAGATTTGGGAGGTGCAATTAGAATTAAAACTCCTTGCAGAAGTTGGGATCATTGGTCTTCCTAATGCGGGGAAAAGTACTTTAATTTCTGTTCTATCATCAGCACGGCCAAAAATTGCAAACTATCCATTTACGACTTTGATACCTAATCTAGGAGTAGTGAGGAAGGCTGATGGAAATGGATGTCTTTTTGCGGATATTCCTGGTTTGATATCTGGTGCTGCTGAAGGAGTAGGTTTGGGACATGATTTTTTAAGGCATATTCAAAGAACAAAGATACTGATTCATGTGATCGATTCAATTGCAGAAAATCCTATTCATGATTTTGAGATAATTGAGAAAGAATTAAAACAATATGGTAATGGGCTTTTAGAGAAAGAAAGAATAATTGTACTTAATAAGAAGGAGCTTATAGATGAAAATTATTTGAAAATAATAATAAAAAAGTTAGAAAATTTATCTAAGAAAAAAGTTTTAGTTATTTCTTCAGCTTTACGAGAAGGTTTGCCTTCACTACTTTCTGAGGTTTGGAATCGAATTTAA
- a CDS encoding CP12 domain-containing protein, which yields MKSIDEHIQKDQSEIASAKEQGNLPKVRHLTEELKELEEYKDHHPEDKHDPNALELFCDANPDEPECLVYDD from the coding sequence ATGAAATCCATTGACGAACACATTCAAAAAGATCAATCGGAAATCGCCTCTGCAAAAGAACAGGGTAATCTTCCAAAGGTCAGACATTTAACTGAAGAATTAAAGGAACTTGAAGAATATAAGGATCATCATCCTGAAGACAAACATGATCCAAATGCATTAGAGCTATTCTGTGATGCCAATCCAGATGAACCTGAATGTTTAGTTTATGATGATTAA
- a CDS encoding glutathione S-transferase family protein, whose amino-acid sequence MDGFAPADSHGNYKRPKGILVDKTYDFEVNTKNSYLLVGNSCPWCHRTLLIYKLKNLSKKIKVIFLKADINSGQWIFKEKFEGCETLNQFYKKAQKQNIFRSTLPLLFNLQNNHINIISSESSQIVRLLNSIKVESSNKTLQIKNCDQNFLKMIHSDINDGVYKCGFARNQRSYELASKTLFRSLSKVEKEFDKNLGNWICGEDLTYADIYLFPTIIRWELIYRQLFKCSEKEISDFKNIIKWRSRFFELSNISETCFDSEWKKDYYKAIFPLNPNQIIPVLPSLQEIIESVT is encoded by the coding sequence ATGGACGGTTTTGCACCTGCAGACTCTCATGGAAATTATAAAAGGCCGAAGGGAATTTTAGTTGATAAAACTTATGATTTTGAAGTCAATACTAAAAACTCTTATCTATTGGTAGGAAACTCTTGTCCTTGGTGCCATAGAACTTTACTCATTTACAAACTGAAAAACTTATCAAAGAAAATTAAAGTTATTTTTTTAAAAGCGGATATTAATTCTGGACAATGGATTTTCAAAGAAAAGTTTGAGGGATGCGAGACTCTTAATCAATTTTATAAAAAAGCACAAAAACAGAATATATTCAGGTCGACATTACCATTACTATTTAATCTTCAAAATAATCATATTAATATTATATCTAGTGAAAGTTCCCAAATAGTAAGGTTACTGAATTCAATAAAAGTCGAATCCTCTAACAAAACACTCCAAATAAAAAATTGCGATCAAAATTTTTTAAAAATGATTCATTCAGACATAAACGATGGAGTCTATAAATGCGGATTTGCTAGAAATCAGAGATCTTATGAACTAGCAAGTAAAACCCTTTTTAGATCTTTAAGCAAGGTAGAAAAAGAGTTTGATAAAAATTTGGGTAATTGGATATGTGGAGAAGACCTAACCTATGCGGATATTTATTTATTTCCAACAATTATTCGTTGGGAATTAATTTATAGGCAACTTTTTAAATGTAGTGAAAAAGAAATTTCAGATTTTAAAAATATTATTAAATGGAGATCAAGATTTTTTGAATTGTCTAATATTTCTGAGACATGTTTTGACTCTGAATGGAAAAAAGACTATTACAAAGCAATATTCCCTTTAAATCCAAATCAAATTATCCCAGTTTTGCCCTCTTTACAGGAAATAATCGAATCGGTTACTTAA
- a CDS encoding aspartoacylase encodes MNSGKILIVSSTHGNEINPVWSVNQYSKQGNIIDKNIEYKFIIGNPLAYEKGCRYIDKDLNRSFNLIKNNHDTSIYEIRRANFLVEKFGVNGSEPCDIAIDLHTTTANMGTSIVMYGRREKDFCLAALLQHKFGLPIYLHEKDEKQTGFLVEAWPCGLVIEIGPVAQNFYDPKIINRFLIIISSLREEINKLKNKQKQLPKLVIVHVHQGSIDYPRGEDGNINALIHPKRMNQDWKPIKKGDPLFMDMEGCTKSYNGKNTLWPVFIGEVAYKEKNIAMSYTKKEVINLPTQICEDFFN; translated from the coding sequence ATGAACTCGGGCAAAATACTAATTGTTTCAAGCACTCATGGAAATGAAATTAATCCAGTTTGGTCCGTCAATCAATATAGTAAGCAGGGAAATATCATTGACAAAAATATTGAATATAAGTTCATCATAGGAAACCCTCTGGCTTATGAAAAGGGTTGCAGATATATAGATAAAGATTTGAACAGATCTTTTAATCTAATTAAAAATAATCATGATACTAGTATTTATGAAATTAGAAGGGCAAATTTTTTAGTTGAAAAGTTTGGTGTTAATGGTTCTGAACCTTGTGATATTGCTATTGACTTGCATACGACTACCGCAAATATGGGAACAAGCATTGTAATGTATGGTAGAAGAGAAAAAGATTTTTGTCTTGCGGCATTACTTCAGCATAAGTTTGGTTTACCCATTTATCTTCATGAAAAAGATGAAAAACAAACTGGATTTCTTGTGGAAGCATGGCCATGTGGATTAGTAATAGAAATAGGTCCTGTTGCTCAAAATTTTTACGATCCTAAAATCATAAATAGATTTTTAATAATTATTAGTTCTCTAAGAGAAGAGATAAATAAGTTAAAAAATAAGCAAAAACAACTTCCTAAACTTGTAATTGTTCATGTACACCAGGGAAGTATTGATTATCCAAGAGGCGAAGATGGAAATATTAATGCCCTAATTCATCCTAAAAGAATGAATCAAGATTGGAAGCCTATAAAAAAAGGAGACCCTTTGTTTATGGATATGGAAGGTTGTACTAAATCTTATAATGGAAAAAATACTCTTTGGCCTGTTTTCATTGGTGAGGTCGCTTATAAAGAAAAGAATATTGCAATGAGTTATACAAAAAAAGAAGTAATAAATCTTCCCACTCAAATTTGCGAAGATTTCTTTAATTAG
- the psbA gene encoding photosystem II q(b) protein, whose amino-acid sequence MTTIQQQRTSLLKGWPQFCEWVTSTNNRIYVGWFGVLMIPCLLAAAACFIVAFIAAPPVDIDGIREPVAGSFLYGNNIISGAVVPSSNAIGLHFYPIWEAATVDEWLYNGGPYQLVIFHFLIGISAYMGRQWELSYRLGMRPWICVAYSAPVSAAFAVFLVYPFGQGSFSDGMPLGISGTFNFMFVFQAEHNILMHPFHMAGVAGMFGGSLFSAMHGSLVTSSLIRETTETESQNYGYKFGQEEETYNIVAAHGYFGRLIFQYASFNNSRSLHFFLAVFPVVCVWLTSMGICTMAFNLNGFNFNQSVVDANGKIVPTWGDVLNRANLGMEVMHERNAHNFPLDLAAAESTTVALTAPAIG is encoded by the coding sequence ATGACAACTATTCAGCAGCAGCGTACTTCGCTGTTAAAAGGCTGGCCTCAGTTTTGTGAGTGGGTAACATCAACTAACAACAGAATTTATGTTGGTTGGTTCGGCGTCTTAATGATTCCATGCCTACTTGCAGCCGCGGCTTGTTTCATCGTTGCTTTCATCGCAGCACCTCCAGTAGACATTGACGGAATTAGAGAACCAGTTGCTGGTTCATTCCTATACGGAAACAACATCATCTCAGGTGCAGTTGTTCCTTCTTCAAATGCTATTGGTCTACACTTCTACCCAATTTGGGAAGCAGCTACTGTAGATGAGTGGTTATACAACGGTGGTCCTTACCAGCTAGTAATTTTCCACTTCCTTATTGGTATCTCAGCTTACATGGGACGTCAGTGGGAGCTTTCATACCGTTTAGGTATGCGTCCTTGGATCTGTGTTGCATACTCTGCACCAGTTTCAGCAGCTTTCGCAGTATTCCTTGTATATCCATTTGGTCAAGGTTCATTCTCTGACGGAATGCCTTTAGGTATCTCTGGAACATTCAACTTCATGTTTGTTTTCCAGGCAGAGCACAACATTCTTATGCACCCATTCCATATGGCTGGTGTTGCAGGTATGTTCGGAGGATCATTATTCTCAGCAATGCATGGTTCACTTGTTACTTCATCTCTAATCAGAGAAACAACTGAGACAGAGTCTCAGAACTATGGTTACAAGTTCGGACAAGAAGAAGAAACATATAACATCGTTGCAGCTCATGGCTACTTCGGTCGTTTGATCTTCCAATATGCTTCATTCAACAACAGCAGAAGTCTTCACTTCTTCCTAGCTGTATTCCCAGTTGTATGTGTTTGGTTAACTTCAATGGGAATCTGCACAATGGCATTCAACCTTAACGGTTTCAACTTCAACCAGTCAGTTGTTGATGCAAACGGTAAGATTGTTCCTACATGGGGTGACGTTCTTAACAGAGCTAACTTAGGTATGGAAGTAATGCATGAGCGTAACGCTCACAACTTCCCACTTGATCTAGCAGCAGCTGAGTCTACAACAGTAGCTCTTACAGCTCCAGCTATCGGTTAA
- the aroC gene encoding chorismate synthase has translation MSSIFGKIFRVSTFGESHGGAVGVILDGCPPKLKINIDLIQNELDRRRPGQSKITTPRKEDDKLEILSGLKEGITLGTPIAMLVRNKDQRPEDYNNLEQVFRPSHADGTYHLKYGIQAGSGGGRASARETIGRVAAGAIAKQLLKTLFNTEILSWVKRIHDIDSQVNKNKLTLSKIDSNIVRCPDEKVATKMIQRIKELQQEGDSCGGVIECLVKNVPSGLGMPVFDKLEADLAKALMSLPATKGFEIGSGFLGTYLRGSEHNDSFVESDDINKLKTKSNNSGGIQGGISNGENIEMKIAFKPTATIGKEQKTVNSDGKEIVMKAKGRHDPCVLPRAVPMVDSMVALVLADHLLLHQAQCSIIK, from the coding sequence ATGAGTAGCATTTTTGGTAAAATTTTCCGGGTCAGTACTTTTGGAGAATCTCATGGAGGTGCAGTTGGAGTTATTCTTGATGGATGTCCACCAAAGTTAAAAATAAATATTGATCTCATACAAAATGAATTAGATAGAAGGAGGCCTGGTCAGAGTAAAATTACTACCCCAAGAAAGGAAGATGACAAATTAGAGATATTAAGTGGTTTAAAGGAAGGAATAACACTTGGGACTCCTATAGCCATGTTGGTTCGAAATAAAGACCAAAGACCAGAAGACTATAATAATCTTGAGCAAGTATTTAGACCATCTCATGCAGATGGTACATATCATCTCAAATATGGGATTCAAGCTGGTTCAGGAGGTGGTAGGGCTTCGGCTAGAGAAACTATAGGAAGAGTTGCTGCAGGCGCTATTGCAAAACAATTATTAAAAACCTTATTCAATACTGAGATTCTTTCTTGGGTAAAACGTATACATGATATCGACTCTCAAGTTAATAAAAATAAACTTACTCTAAGTAAAATAGATTCAAATATTGTTAGATGTCCTGATGAAAAGGTGGCTACAAAAATGATTCAAAGAATAAAAGAATTACAGCAAGAGGGTGATTCTTGCGGAGGTGTTATTGAATGTTTAGTGAAAAATGTTCCCTCAGGATTAGGGATGCCTGTTTTTGATAAATTGGAGGCTGATTTAGCAAAGGCTCTGATGTCCTTGCCTGCGACTAAAGGTTTTGAAATAGGTTCAGGTTTCTTAGGAACTTATTTAAGAGGTAGTGAACATAATGATTCATTTGTTGAGTCTGATGACATCAATAAGCTTAAAACAAAATCAAATAATTCTGGAGGTATTCAAGGAGGTATAAGTAATGGAGAGAATATTGAGATGAAAATAGCTTTTAAACCGACAGCAACTATTGGAAAGGAACAGAAAACTGTTAACTCTGATGGTAAGGAAATTGTAATGAAGGCAAAAGGTCGACATGATCCATGTGTTTTACCAAGAGCAGTACCAATGGTTGATTCAATGGTTGCACTTGTTTTAGCAGACCATTTGCTTCTTCATCAAGCGCAATGTTCAATTATTAAATAG
- a CDS encoding bifunctional 4-hydroxy-2-oxoglutarate aldolase/2-dehydro-3-deoxy-phosphogluconate aldolase codes for MQTISDFKKSDNLIKHKKDFFSKNLESKSFFLLIKPTKNIYKNAEEKELVEKQLEKLIKIGFLNIEISWSDNEKWFDYVSNLKLKFPKLNLGSASIINKKSIDDSIRLGLNYSMMKVWDKDLLNYSRSKNHLLIPGIKNLKDLKEAIDLHCKIIKIYPVKDKNKLIKISQYKNIDFIAAGGLSIVDVPLYKSLGYKAIVIGDKGFKNKVIDPNIYEWIQKTSN; via the coding sequence TTGCAAACTATATCTGATTTTAAAAAATCTGATAATTTAATAAAACATAAAAAAGATTTTTTCTCCAAAAATTTAGAGTCAAAATCTTTTTTTTTATTGATAAAACCTACTAAAAATATATATAAAAATGCTGAAGAAAAAGAATTAGTTGAAAAACAACTAGAAAAGTTAATAAAAATTGGTTTTTTGAACATTGAAATTAGTTGGTCTGATAATGAAAAATGGTTTGATTATGTTTCCAATCTCAAATTAAAGTTCCCAAAACTTAATTTAGGCTCTGCTTCTATAATTAATAAAAAATCAATAGATGATTCTATTAGATTAGGATTAAATTATTCAATGATGAAAGTATGGGATAAGGATCTTTTAAATTATTCAAGATCAAAAAACCATCTATTGATTCCCGGCATTAAAAATTTAAAAGATCTTAAAGAAGCAATAGATTTGCATTGTAAAATTATTAAAATTTATCCAGTAAAAGATAAAAATAAACTAATAAAGATTTCGCAATATAAAAATATAGACTTTATCGCAGCCGGGGGTTTATCAATAGTTGATGTGCCTCTTTATAAATCTTTAGGATATAAAGCTATCGTAATTGGTGATAAGGGCTTTAAAAATAAAGTTATAGACCCAAATATATATGAATGGATTCAAAAAACATCTAATTAA
- the ftsH gene encoding ATP-dependent zinc metalloprotease FtsH codes for MNKRWRNVGLYVLAVITVIFIGTSVFDKPNTENATKTLRYSDFIEAVQDKEVSRVLLSPDNGTAQVVENDGSRSEVNLAPDKDLLKILTENDVDIAVTPTKLANPWQQAVSSLIFPVLLIGGLFFLFRRSQSGSGGGGGGNPAMSFGKSKARLQMEPSTQVTFSDVAGVEGAKLELTEVVDFLKSPDRFTAVGAKIPKGVLLVGPPGTGKTLLAKAVAGEAGVPFFSISGSEFVEMFVGVGASRVRDLFEQAKKNAPCIVFIDEIDAVGRQRGAGMGGGNDEREQTLNQLLTEMDGFEGNSGIIIVAATNRPDVLDSALMRPGRFDRQVTVDRPDYAGRLQILNVHAKDKTLSKDVDLDKVARRTPGFTGADLANLLNEAAILAARKDLDTVSNDEVGDAIERVMAGPEKKDRVISDKKKELVAYHEAGHALVGACMPDYDAVAKVSIIPRGQAGGLTFFTPSEERMESGLYSRSYLQNQMAVALGGRVAEEIVYGEEEVTTGASNDLQQVANVARQMITKFGMSDKIGPVALGQSQGGMFLGRDMSSTRDFSEDTAATIDVEVSELVDVAYKRATKVLTDNRSVLDEMAMMLIERETIDTEDIQDLLNRSEVKVANYI; via the coding sequence GTGAACAAACGTTGGAGAAACGTAGGACTTTATGTTCTAGCAGTAATAACAGTTATTTTTATAGGAACTTCTGTTTTTGATAAACCTAATACTGAGAATGCAACAAAAACACTCAGATATAGCGATTTCATTGAAGCTGTTCAAGATAAAGAAGTTAGCAGAGTTTTATTATCTCCAGATAATGGAACTGCTCAAGTAGTTGAAAACGATGGCAGTAGATCTGAAGTTAATCTAGCTCCTGATAAAGATTTACTTAAAATCCTTACTGAAAATGATGTAGATATAGCTGTTACGCCCACAAAATTAGCTAATCCATGGCAGCAAGCTGTAAGCAGTCTAATTTTCCCTGTTTTACTAATAGGAGGTTTATTTTTCCTATTCAGAAGATCACAAAGCGGAAGCGGTGGTGGTGGTGGTGGTAACCCTGCCATGAGTTTTGGGAAAAGTAAAGCCAGACTTCAAATGGAACCTTCTACTCAAGTAACCTTTTCAGATGTTGCTGGTGTTGAAGGAGCAAAATTAGAGTTAACTGAGGTTGTAGATTTTCTTAAAAGTCCTGACAGATTTACTGCTGTTGGAGCAAAAATCCCAAAAGGAGTTCTTCTAGTTGGACCACCAGGAACAGGCAAAACTTTGCTAGCAAAGGCAGTTGCAGGAGAAGCGGGTGTTCCTTTTTTCTCAATATCTGGATCAGAGTTTGTTGAAATGTTTGTTGGAGTAGGTGCAAGCAGGGTTAGAGATTTATTTGAACAAGCTAAAAAGAACGCTCCTTGTATTGTTTTTATTGATGAGATTGATGCTGTTGGAAGACAAAGAGGTGCCGGAATGGGAGGGGGAAATGATGAGAGAGAACAAACTTTAAATCAACTTCTAACAGAAATGGATGGTTTTGAAGGTAATTCTGGAATAATTATCGTTGCAGCAACTAATAGACCAGATGTCTTGGACTCAGCATTAATGAGGCCAGGAAGATTCGATAGACAAGTAACTGTAGATCGTCCTGATTACGCCGGAAGACTGCAAATTTTAAATGTTCATGCCAAGGATAAAACTCTTTCCAAAGATGTAGACCTTGATAAAGTTGCAAGGAGAACTCCCGGATTTACAGGTGCTGATTTAGCCAATCTTTTAAACGAAGCGGCTATCCTTGCTGCACGAAAAGACCTCGACACAGTTAGCAATGATGAAGTTGGTGATGCTATCGAGAGAGTAATGGCAGGTCCAGAAAAGAAAGATAGAGTCATAAGCGACAAAAAAAAGGAACTTGTTGCATATCATGAAGCAGGCCATGCTTTAGTTGGTGCTTGTATGCCCGATTATGACGCTGTAGCAAAAGTATCCATAATACCTAGGGGTCAGGCAGGAGGACTAACCTTCTTCACTCCTAGCGAAGAAAGAATGGAGTCTGGTCTTTACTCTCGCTCTTACTTACAAAACCAAATGGCTGTGGCTTTGGGTGGAAGGGTTGCTGAGGAAATTGTATACGGAGAAGAGGAAGTTACTACTGGAGCCTCTAACGATTTACAGCAAGTCGCTAATGTTGCAAGACAAATGATTACCAAATTTGGAATGAGTGATAAAATAGGTCCAGTAGCATTGGGCCAATCACAAGGTGGAATGTTTTTAGGAAGAGATATGAGTTCTACAAGAGACTTCTCTGAAGATACTGCAGCAACTATTGATGTTGAAGTTTCAGAGCTTGTTGATGTAGCCTACAAGAGAGCGACGAAAGTATTAACTGATAATAGAAGTGTTCTTGATGAAATGGCTATGATGCTAATCGAGAGAGAAACCATCGACACTGAAGATATTCAAGATTTACTTAACCGCTCTGAGGTGAAAGTTGCAAACTATATCTGA
- the sat gene encoding sulfate adenylyltransferase, with product MNSQKESIRDSKGIILPYGGELKDLIIKDKKLITKLFSQVSYEHECSDRNACDVELLMVGGFSPLEGFMDKEDYKSVIKSHRNTKGLLFGLPIVFDTNKEEIREGETILLTYKKQKLAFLEVSSKWEPDKSVEAEFCYGTNSLDHPAVKMIFNERGRYYIGGKIYGLELPNRDFPCKTPEEVRDLLPANFDVVAFQCRNPIHRAHYELFTNALQSDNVSSNSVVLVHPTCGPTQQDDIPGKVRYLTYKKLEEEISNENIKWAFLPYSMHMAGPREALQHMIIRRNYGCTHFIIGRDMAGCKSSSTGEDFYGPYDAQNFANKCSKELMMQTVPSRNLVYTLEKGYITAEEAKEKNYQIMKLSGTEFRKKLRNGDSIPEWFAFKSVVDVLRKS from the coding sequence ATGAACTCACAAAAAGAATCTATAAGAGATTCAAAAGGTATCATCCTTCCTTATGGAGGAGAACTAAAAGATTTAATTATCAAAGATAAAAAACTTATAACAAAACTTTTTTCTCAAGTTTCATATGAGCATGAATGCAGTGATAGAAATGCATGCGATGTAGAACTTTTAATGGTTGGAGGCTTTTCTCCTCTAGAGGGATTTATGGATAAAGAAGATTACAAATCTGTAATTAAAAGCCATCGAAACACAAAGGGTTTACTGTTTGGATTGCCAATTGTATTTGATACTAATAAAGAAGAAATTAGAGAAGGCGAAACGATATTGCTCACATACAAAAAACAAAAACTAGCATTTTTGGAAGTTAGTTCAAAATGGGAGCCAGATAAATCCGTTGAAGCAGAATTTTGTTACGGCACTAATTCATTGGATCATCCCGCAGTAAAAATGATTTTTAATGAAAGAGGTAGATACTACATAGGAGGTAAGATTTACGGGTTGGAGCTCCCAAATAGAGATTTTCCATGTAAAACACCAGAAGAAGTAAGAGATTTATTACCTGCTAATTTTGATGTGGTTGCTTTTCAATGCAGAAATCCCATTCATAGAGCTCATTATGAATTATTTACTAATGCCTTACAATCGGATAATGTTTCCTCAAATTCAGTAGTTTTAGTTCACCCAACATGCGGGCCAACACAACAAGATGACATTCCAGGAAAAGTAAGATACTTAACATATAAAAAATTAGAAGAAGAAATTTCTAATGAGAATATCAAATGGGCATTTTTACCATACTCAATGCATATGGCAGGACCTAGGGAGGCACTTCAACACATGATTATCAGAAGAAATTATGGCTGTACACATTTCATAATCGGTAGGGATATGGCTGGATGCAAATCATCCTCCACTGGTGAAGATTTTTACGGTCCTTATGATGCACAGAATTTTGCCAATAAATGTTCGAAAGAGTTAATGATGCAAACTGTCCCTTCTAGAAATCTAGTTTACACATTAGAAAAAGGTTATATAACTGCAGAAGAAGCAAAAGAAAAAAACTATCAGATAATGAAACTTAGCGGTACAGAATTTAGAAAAAAATTGAGGAATGGTGATTCAATACCTGAATGGTTCGCATTTAAAAGTGTAGTAGATGTTCTAAGAAAGTCTTAA
- a CDS encoding photosystem II manganese-stabilizing polypeptide, whose protein sequence is MRIRSLLAFVISLCLTFAFVPDKTYAFSERGNAQFTDVVNTGKANDCPSLDSSLIGSISLGNGDSLKGICMHPTEVYVKVPGSKRKEAEFVATKIISPRNNTTVTEVYGDIDSGTFTEKGGIDFQLITVLTPGGLEVPFAFSAKDLTADIPSSIEPGTEVSGATFTPNYRTGDFLDPKARAKNTGVEYAQGLVALGGDDEELAKENIKVDVNGTGVVTLSIENVDSDTDEFAGTFVAIQPSDTDMGSKEPLDVKIIGELYGRKA, encoded by the coding sequence ATGAGAATTCGTTCTTTATTAGCTTTTGTTATTTCACTTTGTTTAACTTTTGCTTTCGTCCCAGATAAAACATATGCTTTCTCAGAGAGAGGCAATGCGCAATTTACTGATGTTGTAAACACAGGAAAAGCTAATGATTGCCCTTCATTAGATTCATCTTTGATTGGATCAATATCTTTAGGAAATGGAGATTCCTTAAAAGGGATATGCATGCATCCCACAGAAGTTTATGTGAAAGTTCCAGGCTCCAAACGAAAAGAAGCAGAGTTTGTTGCAACAAAAATCATTAGCCCCAGAAATAACACCACAGTTACAGAAGTATATGGAGATATTGACTCCGGAACGTTCACTGAAAAAGGTGGTATTGATTTTCAGTTAATTACTGTTCTCACTCCTGGTGGATTAGAGGTGCCATTTGCATTCTCTGCAAAAGATTTAACAGCTGATATACCATCATCAATTGAGCCCGGTACAGAAGTTAGTGGTGCAACATTCACTCCTAATTATAGAACTGGAGATTTTTTAGATCCTAAAGCAAGAGCTAAAAATACTGGTGTTGAATACGCTCAAGGTTTAGTTGCCCTTGGTGGTGATGATGAAGAACTAGCTAAAGAAAATATCAAAGTTGATGTAAATGGGACCGGAGTAGTTACCCTATCAATTGAGAATGTAGATTCTGATACAGATGAATTTGCAGGTACATTTGTAGCTATTCAACCTTCTGATACAGATATGGGTTCAAAAGAACCTCTTGATGTAAAAATAATTGGTGAGCTTTACGGAAGAAAAGCTTAA